The Myotis daubentonii chromosome 1, mMyoDau2.1, whole genome shotgun sequence genome includes the window CCAAATTATAACCTTCCCAGGAAGAAGTATTGGATCTGCcaaatccggtttggctcagtagatagagcgtcggcctgcggactgaagggtcccaggttcgattccggtcaagggcatgtacttgggttgcaggcacattcccagtgggagatgtgcaggaggcagctaatcgatgtttctctctcatcgatgtttctaactctctatctctctcccttcctctctgtaaaaactcaataaaatatattttttaaaaaagaaaagaagtattgGATCTGAAACTGAATAAAATCAAAAGATTGGTCctctttagagagaaaaaatctaTCTACTGATGTAAATGTATCCTTAATACATACATAAGTCAAAATGTGTAAATCCTGCCAGGACCTGGTGGAGCATTAGGCGCCGTCATGCACCGGTCACAATGAAGATGGAAAGGTTGGGGCAAGGAGCCCAAGAGCAGGACCTCTGCCTCAGGCTGGTGGTCAAGCTGGACAGGTTTTTAACCAGAAGAACAAACTCCACCTTCAACCATGTGGTGCTGAAGAGGCTGCTCCTGAGTTGCACCAACCGGCCGCCTGGGTCCCTTTCCTGGATCCGGGAGATGAAGCCCCCCCGGCGGCCGGGAGGGCCAGCCCTCTGTGGCTGTGGGACTAGAACCGGTGACACCTTTCCAGGAAGCGCCCAAACTGAAGGTGTGAGCAGCCGCGACGGAGCCACCTCCACAAGGCCGCTGGCCCTGGG containing:
- the LOC132237485 gene encoding large ribosomal subunit protein eL18-like, with product MKMERLGQGAQEQDLCLRLVVKLDRFLTRRTNSTFNHVVLKRLLLSCTNRPPGSLSWIREMKPPRRPGGPALCGCGTRTGDTFPGSAQTEGVSSRDGATSTRPLALGPQGCDTVLLSSPRQGPEVPRHFGEALGPLIATQVPARRRPTGQQRLQN